The DNA segment attaatagtataataataaatgtatattaattaagataCAATGGTTAATTATTGCCAGAGATGGGAACTTGGACTCAATGCTTGCGACGGGACTTGGAGtagagtccatattttgaagaccatatcacaatcaaagactcgagagTTGACTTACACTCCATAGCTAGGTCTTGCAACTAAACTGGACTCCAAAGCTATTATATTGTGCTCTCGAGAAAAGCCTTAACCGTATGGACCCCGTATTAtagttatggacttgaaatgagcttgaATGAAATCTGAGGATTCGATGAAGGACTTGGACATGACTTGATATTTTATGTGGACTTACAGTATAAGGACTTTGTCCCAACTCTGATTAATGCTGTGTTGTAAGCTGCAGAAGTGGAAATTACATTCAGAAATCTTTGGAAGCTATGGGTTAAAGATATATGTAGAAATGATTAGACACCTACTAGAATTCAAGTTTGGGCTCATAACATTCTGAATAAGGACTTGGAACCATATTCAAAAACAACTCATATCATTTTACATGTCATGGACtaataaaaagaagcaaactaaaaaaggTATATGTAGATCCATCAATATTTGTACCCGAAACACACTCCTTAATCTAGCTGAAGGTGAAATACGAATTGAATATCTTAAGAAGCAAGACACAGGAAATAAttggaattattaaatgaacaaatagacTCGTTTCACTCCTTCGATCAACTCAATAATTTGTCAGATATccaattaaaattgtttttagagaAAGAGCTGACTTTTTATCCTGATCTAAATCATTCGAAGCTTCCAGTTTCAATGCTTGTGAATATAGTgagttcaaataaagttaagcTTGTTGATGCAATTCATAACGTCATAGCTTATTTGAAAGTTAGAAAGACTATTAAGTGGGACCAAAAGAGATGATTATGAAAATTGAGCAATTGATTTCTTCTAATGTCTCGTATaccaataagttaaaatttgcgAGTTTTGTTCTTCACGATCAATAAGAGTGGAGGAAGActactacatatatacaattgaCCTTGTTTTCAAGTGTTATTTGTGTagtgaaattatataattgattgaaCTAATAGCttagaaaaagtataattttatagtGAAGAAGTTCCTCTTTTAATGtgcaagaaaatagaaaacgCAAGAGACATAGTGATTCTGGAGAAAATAGAATAGTGAATAATCTGTCAAATGTATCTTGAATTAGCTATATGTGtctatatccaaaaattatagtatttaatattgtaattgtatctataatattaCAACAagtaaatgtgtattttatttcagtattcatcgtgaaatattatttttcacaattcAACAGCATTTTTGCCTGCAgactgaaacccacatttattattgttatttaagccgtagaacacgaatatgacaattaaaactttcaatttataaagGTTTGgcttttaaagccttttttttaaatcaagtttttagggtataactgaGATTCAGTCCCATCTTTCGacataaaaaaaccatatatattatgatcaaagtatataataaattgataaaaacgtttcagtatttaaaaaatgaattatttattacattatctggattatatttaataaaaaatgtatacaaaatcgagtaaaatgaaggacctcaCTTAgatgctaatatatatatattttttctccttcaaatgctttatatcatagctgaacttaaagaatagaccttatatttcaattgaaaaaattgcctttaaaaaagtCGATTTGGAttgatttatggtcaattaggtctataatatttatttaaaaaaaataaatagaataagctggttaggttgcGTTAATTATATCACAATAATATTccgacaaaaaaatgaattacttatgagtctatataatttatatgtatgggaattaaaacaagttaatagatgcttaaatataaattaagtaatcATATAGActcttatgtaatttttttatggcacTAAATCTTAGTCGTaccctaaaaatttgatttaaaaaaaggttaaaggCCAAACCTTGATGGATTGAAAGTTTAAATGGTCATATTTAtatacggcttaaataacattaataaatgtgggtttcagtcTGAGGGcgttccaagaccttcattttgttgcatagtgttattcttcgattgatctttcaatactgatgtgattatttcataaagtcagtatatttgtacaattagtCAAATGTTTTAATTCAGAGCCAAGAtcccaaaatattattactaactataaattaagaataattgataattagatgtacatatttttaataaaattgtctattttaatttattattttaaggactgaaaatttgaatttaatttctagagtatgattcaaatagttttttcagGTTGGATTTATAGTATTTAGAGAAATCGGCTCTAAATCTGCAGGTATTTTAAACTTTGCACCTCtaaatcatagaaaaatatgcatatattccAAACCAACTCCGTGAGTAAATAACTCATCAGtcctaataataatttcatgggaattagatgtaaaaaaatgaaatagttgcTTAAAACACCAAGtggttttgagaaaaaattacaactacgacaaatattataatcttataattgtacaaaattcatatgagtattttgaaactttctatTACAATTATGACGTTGATATTACTTGAGAATATTTGGGATGATTCTATTTGACTTTTATATGTAgaaacacatatattaaaaattagatataattaacctatttattttggatatgcaAGACTTTATTTCACCATATTTAAGGAGTTATCCGTAAATCCATTCtcagacatttattataacatcacTTACATACTCGTTCAATATAATCAATCCCTAAATTCATCGTATAAATAACCTACTAAAACTCAAtgttttgccaattttttgtcATGGCTTTAAGGAAATTAGAATAAGAATATTCgaaaatttattgtatcttatatGTAACATATTACATATTCCCAGATTGGCATTAGTAGTTAAAAGTTACTAAGTCATAGATAATAATGGCTTCACCACGTGTATCTGCTCTGATGACgtttaaatagttattgttactattatcaattatcatatattCATAACTAAGTCATACGCGTCAGCTAGAAAATAGTGGAACAATTTATCTAATAGATTATTATGtcgataatatttattcatgaaagtattttgtaggaaaaaattaattataattaatcaatggatcctttttttttctgaatacgTATCATTTAGACCCATAGTCATTGTATTTAAAAGCTTAAGCTTtgaaaaacactattttttttttggagtggaAACACTGATCGTGCaagggattttaattttaagaataaatgcaGCGAGAATTAATGGGTAactaaaattccatttttagtgttaaaattttttttgcattccgTCGCAAAcctgaaaaaatttcatttatattgacAATCTCAGATTTCTAGACATGTAGTTGTGGGAGCATTCATTTTTACCGTACtcataaaaatttcaagttttttgtttttttccacagttcaaaatgaaggagaaaaaagtCAACGATTTAACAACAAATGGAAACTTTTTCAGAAAGGGAACAAACGAATAAGTGGGAAAGGATGAACGGGTCAAAGCCGTAAATATCCACGTAGATACAAGTAACATAGTtagatattttgagaaaataatagaataatatgttaaattttattcccaATTTCTCCAGTTTTTGatctttctaaaaattaaaaaaatacatatatttataatatttaaatatgcaatCAATTACagtcaatttataataataatccattTAAAAGACGAATCTATTGGTTGAGCAGGAATGCTGTTCTTTCCTCCAAGGTAGAATTATTGGCCTAACgcaactctttttttcttcatcatagACGTATCCATTATTACAAGTGAATTTACAAGTCCATTCTCCAAAACAAACGAAGAAATGCCATGGGCATGTAGTTGAGGGTGAATTCTCAAAGGTACATGTCGTGTTTCCATTATTCTCACATAGAGGTTCATTAAAAAACTGAACGTTCCTCACAACTTTGGAATTGATAGGAATTGCGCTGCATGCCTAAATAACATAATGTACAAAATGAAGTGTTTCTTATATATAATGAcagattgatatattaatgaagaCATACTGGACTCTCTGGTTGGGTTGAGCAATCAGGTTCTTTACAATAGGCTGCATTACTATCATAAACCAATCCAAGTGGACAGTTTATTAAGCAAGCGCAATTAAATGAACATTCATAGTAGGTAGCTATGTTTTCAGGATTACCCCAAGTCTCAAATTCTTCTGAGCATTTGTGATCGGTACAAGAATCTTCGCAAGTACTCTGTGGGAGCAATGGTGTTGTGGTAACAGGATCGTCACATTCAGACTCCGAAGGATAAACACATCTCTGATGTTTGAAACTAAAATGCAATGTATTTGGACATTTTCTTATGATATCCTTACCGTTGGAACATTGCATATAGGTCTTGCAATCATTAGGATTTGGTAACAAAGTTGTATAATAGCATTTCATAGGATGTAGTTCCTTAAAAGTTGGACTGGAAATTGTAGAGAAAGAATGAACTATCATTATCGATAGAAAGCATGTCGAAATAATGGAAAATTGTACAACTTTCATTTTgggcttttatatatataaaatgtgttttatatattattcattctgTTTCACTAACACAGCTATGAGTTCAAatcaactaaattaaattttgtaatttaaaaaaaaagtaaaataagttATCTGTActctttatttatctaaaagtgaagctatgcaaatatatatattgttgtgtcttgacgagggagagacacaatctTGTTTATAAGGTCCTCCACGAAGCCCAAACtaaggcacagtccatattgctccgccttccgcagacgaacgagcgttctccctatcgacgaaaaagggctacccaactccaacagggctagcttcaGCGATGATCCCACAGCaaggaggtcacgtgatcctgatcccatcctcgtcgccaatgttgcgtcttgacgaacgagagagtcaaacttatttataataggagagatccaggatgaccaagagacatgaggagaagaattcacgttgaggaataatgtaacactgtttataagatcatgtgtattctaactatactctaatttatttacacaatacaggactatttataatacgtaaaacatagtactttaatacatagacgaatatacaagaagttaagaacatgtaaggaaatattaaatacataacatctatatatgtagttgtaggtatacatataataagtttttatatattttgtaaggatTTTTCGATTAGCAGCTTAAGTAAGCTTCatgatttaatgtttcaaagaaatttatcaCTCAGCTctcttcattattatatttatatctataaataattagatacaTGCGCTCACAAATCAATCATGTTTGCATATAgttgatatatttgaaataacgATGATAATTACGTTTAATTCATTGTTgtatcaaaattgaaatatatacacaatagattttgattaataataataaaatttaaaaaaaagaaacaaattgttTATTCCAAAAGATTTTAGAACTAAGTAGTTACCTTGTATTAATTAAAGCGTTATTAATTCAATACTGGaaaaatttatcaacaaaaGTTAGGTTCTAGATCTTCTCAAACTCTGTTTATCCTAGGCACATAAATGAGGATTGATGAAACAACTAACCCATTgtttatgttgtaaaatatcaactttgagccccaaagatggtgtctccttcaattatgatggcATTCAAGACGCTCTATTGATTTAATTGTTGATTCAATGAGTCCAACTTTTGTCAGTACCTAGTTCTTCTACATGaattgtgtttaatttttttccttcacaaGTTTGTTAGATTTCTTTTAAGTTCTTTCCACATCAATAATGCAAAATGCTACTTcgaatacatattattttaacatgttaatattgtattttcattaataatattatctccTTCATGCATAGGTTAAAAATCAATAAGAGCTGAAATCATTGAATGGAATGAGTAGTGACCGTTGAcctgaaaaaaattcatatgtattaataaaaaatataacactcGTTTTTGATATGTAGCCAAAATTATAGGAAGCAATTTGAGagcaaataagataatttttttttacatatactaTTACTACAATAGTATCAATTGTACTAATAAGTTAAAGCCACCCTGGTCTTCCCTCTCTCTTCTTATTACTAcgctcaaaataattttgagcttaatgtttttacaaaatgtgtAAGCCCCAACAGGAAAAGGTTCTTCATCACCATGCTTGTATGAacaataagttaataaattatattgctaTCTCtagctatgaaaaaaaagaagaaaagaaggcCAAGGATGTTATGTGATGACGTCAAAAGATCGAATACATAGagattaaaaatatagctagTGTTTacttaaggaaaaaattgaagggaGAGACAGCTGATGAATACAAACAACAAAaggatcaaaacattcaaatattatatactaagtATACTTATAGTAAATAGCCGTTTCGTCTTACTTAATAATGTGATTTTGGGGCCTAATGGATAATGAGGGTACTCAACTTAGTTCAAATTTTCCTCTTATCAAAATGgcatgtataaatataaaatctgtaaaatgcgAAATATTTCATTgctattgttaaaataattcatctatGTCAATTTTCACTCTTAGGAAGGAGTGTGATCTCTTAAAGGAATCTCCACGATTGGTGTTTAAATTTGCTTTGAAACGCATGAAGCTTATAACAATATTATGAAGaacattttctttattgattttttcttataaattactaatatttgttctcgtaaatactaatttttataaaaaatgttatagaatATCTAAGGCAAATAAACATGCCATCAATGAAGTatcatttattctacaaaatattaaatactaataaaattaagtctttcaacatattattgatatttttcaaattattgattcttgaaCTGAAAAAGATATGGCAACTATCAAATATAACTGCTATCTTGATTTCAGGATGTCTctttttgctctattttttcACTATCCCCAAGGATTCTATAGTACTAGGTAGGGCATATGTATGAGTAATGACTATACTTACAGTTGGCCTTTTTTCAATACATACttatagtacttttttttaattcataagttCTTCGTTTTAAGGTTCGTCGATGGGACTCCCCTTTTTTAAAGTGCATTGGAAAGTCGAAAATGGGGGGGACTGCTCTATCAACAACTAACGAGAGTGTACTTAATGATGCCAGAGTCCTTAAAATATATCCTTGACATTTGGTTTGTTTCCAATCTTGGCGACGGCGGTTAACTATCCATTACTTTAGAAGCGCTGGATTTTAGGACATCTGAAAATAGATGGTTATAATATATGTAGCATCTCCAAAATAATACACGCTtcttataattactaaaatataagttgtaTTCTCGAATAAACGTAAATGAATGAGacagtttatataaaataatagattgggAGATACTGTCGGGAAGAATGTGGAATCAACTTGTATAGTTGAAcgctacatatatatatggaatattaaattaagtaacaaCTAAAGAGGATGCCAAAACATATGATTATTTCATAAGTTTGAAAATACTTATggaaaaaagcttattttcacATAATTGTGGTTAAGTTCACATTTCTTCCATAATTTACTAGCAAAATCGTGCTCTAGGAATCTAGAAAAAGCCGATGTTCTTGAAGTACAATTGAATGCAATGCAAATAGGCACTGAActctacgaataaaaaaataagaatgcatCAAGTTCCAATGATATCCACTAagataaaattacataataccAAACTGCTCTTGTAAGAATTAGAAGGttattttatcactaattattaatttattaagattttaagaaatattattcataactgAAAGGCTAATGCTgactgttgtgtcttgacgagggagaggagacacaaacttatttatagttggagagatccaggatgaccgagtcATGAGGACAaggaatggcgtggaggaaataatacaataataataagatcatctgtattctttataatacaaaaacctactctaatttatttacaaaataaatgactatttatactacgtaaaatacagtacttttaatacatatatatataaaagaaaatacaagaagataagaacaagggggaaggaaatatgaaatacattacatcacccccccaagcaccaaatctaTGAAGGTGCTTACACAGGTTCTGCTCCATGAATAGCAGCTTATAGATCcactccatccatgtccaggcgcggacaaaccattttttttgtacataaaatttttatctccatagacgtgccgtgctctcagcacgcgcaccggagaaaggagaacAATACTCCTCATAGGGGTTTTAGGGaaacgagcaccctgctcgtccctgggagacatatcgatcttgctcgatgtaccctcatccaactcgggatgatccagagAAGAGACCGTTGCACATCCATtatccaatgatgtgaacgggagattAGGAACAACAGAGAACCAAAACTTCGTAGGATTAAATCCACCGTTAATGATGTGGTCCCTGACACGGACACACACTACAATTCTTgtaagtgaccaaggttctcttccttcctccacgaggcccaaactgaggcacagtccatattgctctgccttccgcagacgaacgagcgttctccctgtCGACGAAAAAGGACTACCCAACTCcagcagggctagcttcgccgacgatcccacagcaggaaggtcacgtgatcctgatcccatcctcgtcgccaatgttgcatCTTGACGAAAGTGACGAGGTTCCAATTGTATAAACCAatgaatccaggatgaccgTTACTTTCGGctgttggtggtgttcgtagaacattacAAGTGGCGACGAGGAAGGGATAGGGCCTCTGCCTTCCTGAGGATAAATGGGAGAAGAGTTAAACTGTTACTCGACCTTGGATCGaacgttaatatttttatgaaatacattacacTGACATAGTAATTGAATGATTTGATCCGTATGTTTCTTTATTGTTCATCAGCTGAACGCTTCAATAATTTACCCTCGTCATTCTATACTTTATATCTCTATGATCCAATATCGAAAGTATCTTTTATTACGTtgattgtttatatttgtattatttgatgCGAATCTAATCATTAGTCAATTGTTATTTGTCCAAGAAATATGAAGGAAATgaatataatgttaataaataataggacaGAATTTATAACCACGattagttataacttataactaagggtgataattttggtaagaatagaaaagcgtgcgagcagaagagaaaaaaatacttatggcatcaatgattaaataatatacatcttcttctatcaatcaagaacgtcatcattcccgcctttattattcaatattaatataatattagatggtgatagtcgataaagaactgaataaaatgcctaaaataacgtcgccttctgtctggatttctgaaaatggaggcccaggaatttgggaattacttaccagatgagaaacagatggtttgtcggatttgtcgaaataaatgtgcctttggtctcctatctagaattacacgccactcattatcctcatctcatatcaagagcatggatattcatctaaaaaatcaagttaatgatgaatacatcaagtcagactttaactctgatctcacaaagatgcttattgcatgtaatataaccttatcaattgctaatcatctatgttcaaaaaatttatggagaaatacacgagtaaacctatcccttcctgaggagccatcattaaattaatggaggatgttggtactgatgtcatttatagaaatacatataaaaatgttttgagtcgtccacaccaaatgacgatcaagttatcagttaaaagtataaaatatttactaatttcgaaatgaaactctgaattttgtactatctaacagtaagtattcaatcttttttttaaatctaaccctaaaatatgattctattttagctaaacatatcaagaattatgatacacaactcattaaatagtcaaaacaactgcttaaatggtcacaacaacgggggtagtagctttggatggttcacaactagtttgtctgagactagtttcttcacttaaagactttggtatgatcattaggttttccaatattacatagtcaataaatattacttctttatcacttaaggcttagctatggttgataggctccaagaaatggtgttcagaaaactcataaaaggcaaaaacaactgcttaaatggtcacaacaacgggggtagttgcattgggtgtagcattataattaccaattgtgtatatatgttgttatataagcataaatagcggagaaaaaaatcttttttgatgctcttaataaggagtaatatcgccggacattactacataattagcttttgctctaaatctttacgatgtcatgttagaaaactacaataagtcaagaatggttgcctgaattgtcttatcagttaaatttgactgcatggattaacttttcttttttagataaatatgaaataaatgaaagtgggattctaaaagctgttcttactaagattggaagaagatatggattgaaatctaacattattttatgatttactttattattaataattattaaaatctcatcggtagaaatatatctatcctgtgcacaattgtatatgcaacttgcacataaggaaaaaaggtgaggatctttttgattaaactccacgtctggcttgtattttgcaacctcaagttatgacatattgaactgaattccgatgttagaacaagaagatattatttggatcaatctattatttcaatattctgtatttataatttattgttattattagttatatgattctaattgtttaattttgtatatttaacttaaatgtatgatggtttattttttagtatgtagattatatttaatttaagccttctattttaaattgggaacttcaaatatatttcgaaatactcttattttttcgttttattagttatttttctgagaatatggttcagaataaattactatttcatggagtgtgacgtttccaaatctactgtaacggataaaaatcgtcaaagtcaattatatgtattatatctttattaaacattttgctaataaatactttcgttacaccctcaaaaatcataataaagcaggcaactgataaatactgatgtgattatcagtgataatcgcatcagtattttaaacaatgataccatgtgtATTTCTCCCCCttgtctcctcgcacgcgtttttctctacaatattatcaactatacttataacttgactagctaaggattacccggcgttgctcgggctaaggagggagagggaaatcctaatgaaaattgtcaaattaattgataaaattaaaaaaatatttaatgtttcgtTGTTATCGAAAAAGATccagataattataattatcttggattcttcacaatatatcaatccggttaagtaaagtaatacaaataaaaaaatactcttattattgcctcttgtaaccttagtagtattattatgaatataaaaaaagtaatgtgttataaacttgaaataacataccaatatatatgtatctaagaaattgtctagatgagaagtcaattttttatttacttttgaattatgaagataatgttgtcgaaaaaataaaactcgataactgaaatattgcaaaaattatgtaaaaaaatgttctagaaattaaaaattatctgatTCAGTTACTGCGTCGGTATTATTTTACCCAAAAATCATCGTCTTGtcgtattttttcttaaaaagcaaataaattgacgtttgatgaaaaaatgtaaaaaaaagagagaaaaaaattattcagaaagtgacagatatttcagtgacacatcaatttttatttggcaaatttatatgcaatcGAATCCCCAGAAAactttctacaaactttattccatttactaatcccatattccactggaagttaatttttttccacctGAAATAAATgcaattgcaattttcaccgatttcttttttagtcCATaacttctttgattttgaataaatttagaaaacgtagcaATCGTATAGTTGTTATCgaaacgccaatcacttattgataaataactcaacccgCTATTTAGTCACCTTGAGCTGTAAAAAACGGGTTTTGAGTATAGTATAGCGTCGTAGCCTGTCCCAGCATAAAATAGGGATTTCACCTTCCTAGGTTCAGTggtgtgggaacgtataaaggacatctatGCACACGCActatctctcttttatatatttacagataAAATACAACTAAGCTGAAGTATAGTCGGAATGTTATAAGTCTACTAGTAGCTAGGTAACTATCTCGGTATGAAGGTTTGGCCAATGAGCTCTAATACTATCTAGAGAAGCACAAGCtcaaatcacgcaacctgttatgctgaaaaatatcatttttgatgataaattccaCTTGAACTCATACaaactttttacaattataaagctacattttgggataatatttgaaatcctaaaatcattgtttttgagcaaaaaatgatggattgactTAATGAATACAACTTAAATCAAAGGATTTTCTAaactaaacttttaaaaaaccaataaactaatcatttaaactattaaatttacCCTTTAAAAGTAAAGTGTCAGGTTCAAATCGGGTTTGTACAAGCTTATTTAGTAAgcttcattcaaataatatgaagtaTTATAAACCTCCATTGA comes from the Lepeophtheirus salmonis chromosome 4, UVic_Lsal_1.4, whole genome shotgun sequence genome and includes:
- the LOC121115992 gene encoding chitin-binding domain protein cbd-1 isoform X1; translation: MKVVQFSIISTCFLSIMIVHSFSTISSPTFKELHPMKCYYTTLLPNPNDCKTYMQCSNGKDIIRKCPNTLHFSFKHQRCVYPSESECDDPVTTTPLLPQSTCEDSCTDHKCSEEFETWGNPENIATYYECSFNCACLINCPLGLVYDSNAAYCKEPDCSTQPESPACSAIPINSKVVRNVQFFNEPLCENNGNTTCTFENSPSTTCPWHFFVCFGEWTCKFTCNNGYVYDEEKKSCVRPIILPWRKEQHSCSTNRFVF
- the LOC121115992 gene encoding uncharacterized protein isoform X2, with product MIARPICNVPTRCVYPSESECDDPVTTTPLLPQSTCEDSCTDHKCSEEFETWGNPENIATYYECSFNCACLINCPLGLVYDSNAAYCKEPDCSTQPESPACSAIPINSKVVRNVQFFNEPLCENNGNTTCTFENSPSTTCPWHFFVCFGEWTCKFTCNNGYVYDEEKKSCVRPIILPWRKEQHSCSTNRFVF